Proteins from one Triticum aestivum cultivar Chinese Spring chromosome 7A, IWGSC CS RefSeq v2.1, whole genome shotgun sequence genomic window:
- the LOC123153996 gene encoding zinc finger MYM-type protein 1 translates to MLPKKHLSGCEKRNNKKRVDKLIKSQEGAMDMFVLRTGAATNSEQLYITNGEEKPDDTKNAVEENHVEKNNAAENDADQHTENFSDHENLGNADEQGSSFDIYDPRTWNILDNKSRDILIEKGPIREYNLVFPEDEISGRHFSYDYYTRKLRNGEFSDRRWLVYSKHVNKVYCFCCKLFKSGKSKSLLASEGLKDWRHLSEKLKLHENSVEHITNMNTWNEVRLRLSKKETIDKDMQQEIAREKERWRLVLIRIVAAVKFLAKHSLAFRGSNEKLYQDNNGNFLGVIEMMAEFDPVMQEHLRRIKNSEIHHHYLGHNIQNELISLLGRTVKYSLLRIIKDARYFSVILDCTPDVSHQEQMTLIVRCVNMSSTTTKIEEFFLEFLKVDDTSGLGLYNVLIDSLKSVGLDVKDVRGQGYDNGSNMKGKHQGVQSRLLETNPRALFMPCACHSLNLTLSDMAKSCGKAVTFFGVVQRIYILFSSSTKRWQLLLDHVPKMTVKSLCNTRWESRIKSVQAIRYQAPELRKALLELKRTSTDDAKTKSDAKSLASALEKFEFLLGMVIWHDILFTVNMVSKKLQSKFVCIDVTLKQIEGAISYFKKYRNDGFATSLDIARSIAIDMGVQPLFPVKRRITRKRQFDEISGNDENNQNEETQASEVESFRVKYFLVMIDVAIASLTTRFEELKTFGSIFGFLFNSKELKSLGDNDLRRCCTNFVNKFTHGKSADVDLDDFVSELKVLQMTLPNTFMSADQIFEFVRDADCYLNVSIAYRILLTVPVTIASAERSFSKLKLLKNYLRSTKSQKRLNGLAMCCIGKNMLDSIDLDTLIDDFASKNA, encoded by the coding sequence ATGTTACCTAAAAAACATCTATCTGGCTGTGAGAAaagaaacaacaagaaaagagtaGACAAGTTGATTAAATCTCAGGAAGGCGCTATGGATATGTTTGTCTTGAGGACTGGTGCTGCTACAAATTCAGAGCAATTATATATCACAAATGGTGAAGAAAAACCTGATGATACTAAGAATGCCGTTGAGGAAAATCATGTCGAGAAAAATAATGCTGCGGAAAATGATGCCGATCAGCACACGGAAAATTTTAGTGACCATGAGAATCTTGGAAATGCAGATGAGCAGGGTTCTTCTTTTGATATATATGATCCTAGAACTTGGAATATTCTTGACAATAAATCAAGAGATATTCTCATTGAAAAAGGACCTATAAGGGAATACAATCTTGTGTTTCCCGAAGATGAAATTAGTGGCAGGCATTTTTCATATGATTACTACACAAGAAAGTTAAGGAATGGCGAGTTCAGTGATCGGAGGTGGTTAGTGTACTCTAAACACGTGAATAAAGTCTACTGCTTTTGTTGCAAATTGTTTAAATCTGGAAAAAGCAAAAGTCTGCTAGCATCCGAGGGATTGAAGGATTGGAGACATCTTAGTGAGAAGCTCAAATTGCATGAGAATAGTGTTGAGCATATCACTAACATGAATACTTGGAATGAGGTAAGGCTGAGGCTAAGTAAGAAGGAAACAATTGATAAAGACATGCAACAAGAGATTGCAAGGGAGAAGGAGCGATGGAGACTTGTTTTAATTAGAATTGTTGCTGCTGTGAAATTTCTTGCTAAACATAGTCTGGCTTTTCGAGGATCGAATGAGAAATTATATCAAGATAACAACGGAAATTTTTTGGGAGTAATTGAAATGATGGCAGAATTTGATCCTGTAATGCAAGAGCATCTTCGGCGCATTAAGAATAGTGAAATCCATCATCATTATCTTGGCCATAATATTCAGAATGAGTTAATTTCCCTTCTTGGTCGCACTGTTAAATATTCTCTGTTGAGGATAATTAAGGATGCAAGGTATTTCTCTGTCATCTTGGACTGTACACCTGACGTGAGCCATCAAGAACAAATGACTCTAATTGTGAGGTGCGTAAACATGTCAAGTACTACTACAAAAATAGAGGAGTTTTTTCTGGAGTTCTTGAAGGTGGATGATACATCCGGACTTGGACTTTATAATGTGTTAATAGATTCACTTAAATCTGTTGGTTTGGATGTTAAAGATGTTCGTGGACAAGGGTATGACAATGGTTCGAACATGAAGGGAAAACACCAAGGGGTACAGAGCAGActacttgaaactaatccaagagCATTATTCATGCCATGCGCTTGTCATAGCCTGAACCTTACTCTTAGTGATATGGCAAAATCTTGCGGTAAAGCTGTTACCTTCTTTGGTGTTGTGCAAAGAATTTATATATTGTTTTCAAGCTCTACTAAAAGATGGCAGCTATTGCTTGATCATGTTCCAAAAATGACAGTTAAGTCTTTGTGTAACACTCGATGGGAGAGTCGAATAAAGAGTGTTCAGGCTATCAGATATCAAGCACCCGAGTTAAGAAAAGCATTACTGGAATTGAAGAGAACTTCTACCGATGACGCCAAGACTAAGAGCGACGCAAAATCTTTGGCTAGCGCacttgagaaatttgaatttttacTTGGCATGGTCATTTGGCATGACATTTTGTTCACTGTAAACATGGTGAGTAAGAAGTTGCAGTCTAAGTTTGTGTGCATTGATGTTACTCTTAAACAGATTGAAGGTGCCATCTCATATTTTAAGAAGTACAGAAATGACGGCTTTGCAACTAGTCTGGATATTGCGAGATCTATTGCAATTGACATGGGTGTACAACCTTTGTTTCCTGTCAAGAGACGTATTACTAGAAAAAGACAGTTTGATGAAATTAGTGGCAATGACGAAAATAACCAGAATGAAGAAACGCAAGCAAGTGAGGTGGAATCATTTAGAGTTAAATACTTTTTGGTGATGATTGATGTTGCAATTGCTTCCCTAACTACTAGATTTGAGGAACTGAAGACATTTGGGAGCATATTTGGTTTCTTGTTCAACTCGAAAGAGTTGAAGTCCTTGGGTGATAATGATCTAAGAAGATGTTGCACTAATTTTGTCAACAAATTCACTCATGGTAAGTCAGCAGATGTCGATCTAGATGATTTCGTTTCTGAACTAAAAGTACTGCAGATGACATTGCCAAACACATTCATGTCAGCGGATCAGATATTTGAGTTTGTTAGAGATGCGGATTGTTATCTAAATGTCTCAATTGCTTATCGTATCCTTTTGACTGTACCTGTGACTATTGCATCAGCTGAAAGGAGTTTCTCAAAATTGAAACTATTGAAAAATTATTTGAGGTCAACGAAGTCTCAAAAAAGATTGAATGGATTGGCCATGTGCTGCATTGGGAAGAATATGTTGGATAGTATAGATCTTGACACTCTCATTGATGATTTTGCGTCAAAAAATGCATGA